In the Quercus lobata isolate SW786 chromosome 5, ValleyOak3.0 Primary Assembly, whole genome shotgun sequence genome, one interval contains:
- the LOC115989849 gene encoding disease resistance protein RPP2B-like encodes MLIILELEHCHSLTNLPRMTTRMESLTTLSLCGCSKIRKIPEFEGILKSLSKLNLSETAIEELPSSIECLTALTLLDLRNCENLYYLPSNMSSLKSLEKLVLSGCLQLANLPENIWEINCLKELDLSRTGLRQPFERNFSTLSWLFSQKQLNLSRFSVLEGIRLNIGLVSSSSLKYLTLSWTKFVTLPATINQLSKLETLDMRQCDQLRELPELPSTVRYLNARGCYSLESSPAILKTSSSFRPRSLLGRAGSMGLLCRKTEYETYTKRKEDRSRTEFQLIIPGSKIPQWLTHRSVENSISIELPPNWCNSRWMGFTLCACLYASYMPTTVEVFGKTSSLRARVIALGDMPHSHCVSEIFFGMTLGVAHICLLYLSREDWFATGWNGECSQIEVVFETTNPSLVPQKCGVSLIYEQDVEEFNQSIAQCRNGRVITYEGSAGNKFKIS; translated from the exons ATGCTTATTATTTTAGAACTGGAACACTGCCACTCACTTACCAATCTTCCAAGAATGACTACTAGAATGGAGTCCCTTACAACTCTTAGTCTTTGTGGCTGCTCAAAAATCAGGAAGATTCctgaatttgagggaattttgAAAAGCCTATCAAAACTTAATTTGAGTGAGACTGCTATTGAGGAACTACCCTCATCAATCGAGTGTTTGACTGCCCTTACTTTGTTAGATCTAAGAAACTGTGAAAATCTCTACTATCTTCCAAGCAACATGAGTAGTTTGAAGtctcttgaaaaacttgttCTTTCTGGATGTTTACAACTTGCAAACTTGCCAGAGAACATTTGGGAAATAAATTGTTTGAAAGAACTTGATTTGAGTCGAACTGGATTAAGACAGCCATTCGAGAGAAACTTTTCTACGTTGAGTTGGTTGTTTTCCCAAAAACAACTTAATTTAAGTAGGTTCTCTGTACTTGAAGGAATAAGGCTTAATATTGGTCTTGTCAGCTCATCCTccttaaaatatttaacattaaGTTGGACCAAATTTGTCACACTGCCTGCAACTATCAATCAACTATCGAAACTGGAAACTCTTGATATGCGCCAATGTGATCAACTTCGAGAATTACCAGAGCTTCCATCAACTGTGAGATATCTAAATGCTAGAGGATGTTATTCCCTAGAATCATCACCAGCAATACTCAAAACAAGCAGTTCGTTTCGACCTCGCTCCCTCTTGGGCAGGGCCGGCTCTATG GGACTCCTTTGTCGAAAGACTGAATATGAAACTTatacaaaaaggaaagaagatcGATCCAGAACTGAATTTCAGTTAATTATTCCTGGATCTAAAATTCCACAGTGGTTAACTCATAGAAGTGTGGAGAATTCAATAAGCATAGAGCTACCTCCAAATTGGTGTAATAGTAGATGGATGGGATTCACGCTTTGTGCTTGTTTGTATGCATCATATATGCCTACTACTGTTGAGGTGTTTGGCAAGACATCTAGTCTTAGAGCTCGTGTGATAGCCCTTGGTGATATGCCACACAGTCACTGTGTCTCTGAAATTTTCTTTGGGATGACATTAGGTGTGGCCCACATTTGTCTATTGTATTTATCTCGTGAAGATTGGTTTGCTACTGGTTGGAACGGTGAATGCAGTCAAATTGAGGTTGTGTTTGAAACCACTAACCCATCCTTGGTTCCGCAGAAGTGTGGGGTCAGTTTGATATACGAGCAAGATGTGGAAGAGTTCAACCAATCAATTGCACAATGTAGAAATGGCCGGGTCATTACTTATGAGGGTTCTGCTggtaataaattcaaaatttcctgA
- the LOC115988639 gene encoding uncharacterized protein LOC115988639: MITCDKQTYDAEVLDMATGGFSKQWSEHSPLVENETPQNDIQNPEFEGDTDTLPKDAHEASNGTSSKGRSHRKRTYAAMNEDSPFSEMTEQLKQIAVAVTALSHGPVNTNELHKVVMNVEGFEEDMLDEAFDHLVNDEKAGKAFMAKNDRMRKLWLEKFFNKTF; encoded by the exons ATGATCACATGTGACAAGCAAACTTATGATGCTGAAGTGCTG GACATGGCAACCGGTGGCTTTTCAAAGCAATGGAGTGAACATTCTCCATTGGTTGAAAATGAGACCCCACAAAATGACATCCAAAATCCAGAATTTGAAGGTGACACTGATACGTTGCCAAAAGATGCCCATGAAGCTTCCAATGGAACTTCATCTAAGGGAAGGAGCCATAGAAAGAGAACTTATGCAGCTATGAATGAAGATAGTCCTTTTAGTGAGATGACTGAACAACTCAAACAGATTGCAGTAGCTGTTACAGCTCTGAGTCATGGCCCAGTTAATACAAATGAGCTTCATAAAGTAGTGATGAATGTTGAAGGCTTTGAAGAAGACATGCTTGATGAAGCTTTTGATCATTTGGTTAATGATGAAAAGGCAGGAAAGGCCTTTATGGCTAAAAATGATAGGATGAGAAAGCTTTGGTTGGagaaatttttcaacaaaaccttCTAA
- the LOC115988424 gene encoding putative nuclease HARBI1, with amino-acid sequence MLAGWEGSAHDSRILNDALSRPRGLKIPEGKYYLGDAGYGNRPGILSPYRSVRYHLKEFSDHPPENAKELFNLRHSSLRTTIERGFGVIKKRFRVLDAEPFWSFNTQVDVVLACGVIHNHIMGVYPNDPIMQDGTFEIESSDRVQPSRREAIVESREWNNKRDEICQAMWADYIIRRHA; translated from the exons ATGTTAGCTGGTTGGGAAGGTAGTGCTCATGATTCTCGTATTTTAAATGATGCACTTAGTAGACCAAGGGGACTTAAAATTCCAGAAG gtaaatattatcttggtgATGCCGGTTATGGAAATAGACCTGGAATCTTGTCTCCTTATCGAAGTGTTCGATATCATTTGAAAGAGTTTAGTGATCATCCACCtgaaaatgcaaaagaattatTCAACCTTCGTCATTCTTCGTTGCGAACTACCATTGAGCGAGGGTTTGGAGTTATAAAAAAACGTTTTCGTGTCTTGGATGCAGAACCATTTTGGTCTTTTAATACACAAGTGGATGTAGTTTTAGCATGTGGTGTTATTCACAATCACATCATGGGGGTTTATCCTAATGACCCAATTATGCAAGATGGAACATTTGAGATAGAGTCTAGTGATCGAGTCCAACCTAGCCGACGCGAAGCTATAGTGGAAAGTAGAGAATGGAATAATAAGAGGGATGAGATATGTCAAGCAATGTGGGCTGACTACATAATTAGGAGACATGCATAA
- the LOC115989850 gene encoding uncharacterized protein LOC115989850 — MDNQKIQAAVLATVASVLAVGAIILEDIRSRRFIIRQPRVNRDYEREGFISDILHRGDARCSFMIRMRPVAFYELCRILVERNLVRETIYMSVTEQVLMFLHIIGHNVRFRVIAARFHRSIETAYRYFKIVLKAVLQLYRHVVRLSDNSTPPEIRNSRRFYPYFKDCVGAIDGTHVRASVPIEIQGSFV, encoded by the exons ATGGATAACCAAAAAATTCAAGCAGCAGTTCTTGCCACAGTTGCATCTGTCCTTGCTGTGGGAGCTATAATATTAGAAGATATTAGGTCTAGGAGATTTATAATTAGGCAACCTCGTGTGAACCGGGATTATGAAAGAGAAGGTTTTATAAGTGATATTCTTCATCGAGGTGACGCACGTTGCAGTTTTATGATAAGAATGAGACCTGTAGCTTTCTATGAATTATGTAGAATTCTTGTTGAGAGAAATTTGGTACGTGAGACTATCTACATGTCTGTTACAGAGCAGGTGTTGATGTTTTTGCATATTATTGGCCATAATGTTAGGTTTCGAGTCATTGCTGCCAGGTTCCATAGATCGATTGAGACAGCTTAtcgatattttaaaattgtccTTAAAGCAGTTTTGCAGTTATATAGGCATGTTGTTAGATTATCTGACAACTCTACACCCCCAGAGATAAGGAATAGTAGAAGGTTTTATCCTTACTTTAAG GATTGTGTGGGAGCAATTGATGGAACTCATGTCCGTGCATCCgttccaattgaaatccaaggAAG TTTCGTTTGA